A genomic segment from Leptolyngbya boryana PCC 6306 encodes:
- the argS gene encoding arginine--tRNA ligase: protein MNATIAELKNRLEAALVSAFGADLAGTDPMLVPTSNPKFGDYQANVAMSLAKRLGKAPRAIAQEISQQLQIDDLCEPPEIAGPGFINLTLKPAYLQTQLTAMAGDSRLGIAAVKEPKKVVVDFSSPNIAKEMHVGHLRSTIIGDSIARILEFQGHDVLRLNHVGDWGTQFGMLITYLREVAPEALTTADALDLGDLVAFYKKAKQRFDEDSEFQERSRQEVVRLQSGAEDTLRAWRLLCDQSRREFQVIYDLLDIQLTERGESFYNSRLGQVVEDLDQLGLLVEDQGAKCVFLEGFTNREGNPLPLIIQKSDGGYNYATTDLAAIRYRVQQDQSDRLIYVTDAGQANHFAQVFQVARRAGWIPESVEIVHVPFGLVQGEDGKKLKTRSGDTVRLRDLLDEAVERARADIEARLVAEERQESENFIDQVAKTVGLSAVKYADLSQNRTSNYIFSYDKMLDLKGNTAPYMLYAYARIQGISRKGDIDFTQLGSDVQMVLEHETELALAKHLLQFSTALSEVEQDLFPNRLCDYLFQLSQKFNVFYDREQGVPVLNAPEPARTSRLVLCDLTARTLKLGLSLLGIQVLERM from the coding sequence ATGAATGCGACGATCGCTGAATTAAAAAATCGCTTGGAAGCCGCGTTGGTATCAGCGTTTGGAGCTGATTTGGCTGGGACTGATCCGATGCTGGTTCCGACGAGTAATCCAAAGTTTGGGGATTATCAAGCGAATGTGGCGATGTCATTGGCAAAGCGCTTAGGGAAAGCGCCGAGAGCGATCGCGCAAGAAATTTCTCAGCAGTTGCAGATTGATGACCTTTGTGAACCGCCTGAGATTGCAGGTCCGGGATTCATCAACTTGACGCTGAAACCTGCTTACCTTCAAACGCAATTAACGGCAATGGCAGGGGATTCACGCTTGGGCATTGCTGCGGTGAAAGAGCCGAAAAAAGTTGTTGTCGATTTTTCGAGTCCGAATATTGCGAAAGAGATGCACGTCGGACATTTACGCTCGACGATTATTGGAGATTCGATCGCACGAATTTTAGAATTTCAAGGTCATGATGTCTTGCGGCTCAATCATGTGGGCGATTGGGGAACACAATTTGGCATGTTGATCACTTATTTAAGAGAGGTTGCGCCGGAAGCTTTGACCACGGCGGATGCTTTAGATTTAGGTGATTTGGTTGCGTTTTACAAGAAAGCAAAACAGCGATTTGATGAAGATTCTGAGTTTCAAGAGCGATCGCGTCAAGAAGTGGTGAGATTACAATCCGGTGCAGAAGATACGTTGAGAGCTTGGAGATTGTTGTGTGATCAGTCTCGTCGAGAGTTTCAAGTCATCTATGATTTGCTGGATATTCAACTGACTGAGCGGGGAGAGTCTTTTTACAATTCGCGGTTAGGGCAGGTTGTCGAAGATTTAGATCAGTTGGGTTTGCTGGTTGAAGATCAAGGTGCAAAGTGTGTGTTCCTAGAAGGGTTTACGAATCGTGAAGGCAATCCATTACCTCTGATTATTCAAAAGTCAGATGGGGGTTATAACTATGCAACAACGGATTTAGCAGCTATTCGATATCGAGTGCAGCAGGATCAGAGCGATCGCTTAATTTACGTGACAGATGCAGGTCAAGCGAATCATTTTGCTCAAGTTTTTCAGGTCGCACGTCGAGCGGGTTGGATTCCTGAATCCGTTGAGATTGTGCATGTTCCATTTGGATTAGTCCAAGGCGAAGATGGCAAGAAACTGAAAACGCGATCGGGTGATACAGTTCGGTTGAGAGATTTACTGGATGAGGCAGTTGAACGAGCGCGTGCTGATATCGAAGCTCGGCTTGTGGCTGAAGAACGCCAAGAATCTGAGAACTTTATTGATCAAGTTGCTAAAACTGTGGGGCTGAGTGCGGTCAAGTATGCTGACTTGAGCCAAAATCGCACGAGTAACTATATCTTCAGTTACGACAAGATGCTGGATCTCAAGGGCAATACTGCACCGTATATGTTGTATGCCTATGCTCGAATTCAAGGCATTAGCCGGAAAGGGGACATTGATTTCACTCAACTTGGTTCTGATGTACAAATGGTGCTAGAGCATGAAACTGAATTAGCTCTCGCTAAGCATTTACTTCAGTTTAGTACTGCTTTATCCGAAGTCGAGCAAGATCTATTTCCGAATCGATTGTGTGATTATCTGTTCCAACTGAGTCAGAAGTTTAATGTGTTCTACGATCGCGAACAAGGGGTTCCAGTTCTGAATGCACCAGAACCCGCACGGACTTCTCGATTGGTGCTTTGTGATTTGACAGCGAGAACGTTGAAGCTTGGGTTATCGCTGTTAGGAATTCAAGTTTTAGAGCGAATGTAA
- a CDS encoding uracil-xanthine permease family protein: protein MTEANAELAALDVPEEELVNRSQLLYGLTDRPPVVEAIFVAFQHVLAAFVGIITPPIIICSSLGLDAANTSYLISMSLFASGLCTFIQCKKIGPVGSGLLSLQGTSFAFLGPILGVGSIALQGGKTPEQALALIFGVCFFGSFVEIILSRFLHLMNKIITPVVSGTVVMIIGLGLIKTGVTSLAGGAAALAKNDGSFGSWQNLALGGTVLLIVVLLTLSKNRFLRMGAIAIGLAVGYIASLFMGIVNFSGLSALPLFSLPIPFRYGMSFDWGAFLPFILLYVLTAIETVGDLTATSAVSGEPVKGSLYIRRIKGGVLGDGVNSLIAAVLNTFPNTTFSQNNGVIQMTGVGSRYVGFYVAAIFSLLGLVPIVGGVFQAIPQPVLGGATLVMFGSIAVAGLNIVTSVELDRRSMIIVAVSLGLGLGVVFMPQIFANKPPLFSNLFGSAISTGGLTAILLSALLPRELPSSTSSKAERLAEVE from the coding sequence ATGACAGAGGCAAATGCAGAACTCGCCGCTTTGGATGTTCCAGAAGAAGAGTTAGTTAATCGATCGCAATTACTTTACGGTCTGACGGATAGGCCTCCCGTTGTGGAAGCAATCTTTGTCGCGTTTCAGCATGTTCTTGCTGCTTTTGTTGGGATTATCACCCCCCCAATCATCATTTGCAGTAGCTTAGGATTAGATGCTGCAAATACTAGCTATCTCATTAGCATGTCGCTGTTTGCTTCCGGGCTTTGTACCTTCATTCAGTGCAAGAAGATAGGACCAGTTGGTTCAGGACTCTTGAGCTTGCAGGGAACGAGTTTTGCATTCCTTGGACCCATTTTAGGAGTAGGGTCGATCGCATTACAAGGTGGAAAAACCCCAGAACAGGCACTCGCTCTAATTTTTGGAGTTTGCTTCTTTGGCTCTTTTGTCGAAATCATTCTGAGCCGATTTTTGCACCTAATGAACAAGATCATTACCCCCGTCGTATCTGGAACGGTTGTCATGATCATTGGGTTAGGTTTAATCAAGACTGGAGTAACCAGTTTGGCAGGAGGAGCCGCAGCACTGGCTAAAAATGACGGTTCATTTGGCAGTTGGCAGAATCTCGCTTTAGGCGGCACTGTATTGTTGATTGTAGTGCTGCTTACCCTGTCTAAAAATCGCTTCTTACGAATGGGTGCGATCGCAATCGGACTAGCTGTCGGCTATATCGCTTCGCTATTTATGGGAATTGTGAATTTCAGCGGGCTTAGTGCGCTTCCACTCTTTAGCCTGCCGATTCCTTTTCGATATGGAATGAGCTTCGATTGGGGAGCTTTTTTGCCGTTTATTTTGCTCTATGTCCTCACTGCTATCGAAACAGTCGGCGACTTGACTGCGACTTCTGCAGTTTCAGGGGAACCCGTGAAAGGATCGCTCTACATTCGTCGCATCAAAGGTGGTGTTTTGGGAGATGGAGTCAACTCTCTAATCGCTGCGGTGCTCAACACGTTCCCCAACACAACCTTCAGCCAAAACAATGGCGTAATCCAAATGACTGGCGTTGGCAGCCGCTATGTTGGCTTTTATGTTGCCGCAATTTTCTCGCTTCTTGGATTAGTGCCGATTGTAGGAGGTGTATTCCAAGCAATTCCTCAACCTGTTTTAGGGGGTGCGACTTTAGTGATGTTTGGCTCGATCGCAGTTGCAGGATTGAATATTGTGACTTCGGTAGAACTTGATCGACGCTCAATGATTATTGTTGCAGTTTCTTTAGGGCTAGGACTAGGCGTTGTCTTCATGCCGCAAATCTTTGCGAATAAACCTCCTTTGTTTAGCAACTTGTTCGGCTCTGCTATTTCGACCGGAGGCTTGACAGCAATCCTTCTCAGCGCGTTGCTCCCGCGTGAACTCCCCTCCTCAACTTCTAGCAAAGCTGAAAGACTTGCGGAAGTTGAATAA
- a CDS encoding C39 family peptidase — protein MSLTLKIDTNTVLKRKPIQSAELPEEQKHAVQAGRVFKIDSYTIERDHVRCFLSEETIKDTNVWYAFGKHVKIFRESQVYPRTLPATIKLNIPYKSQRDNVLNPDGACNVTSIAMCLRYLGATPRRSDVQFEDELYNYAIQKGYSRHSPYDLAKIVQDYGFRDDFRTNATIEQVRAWLADGNPIVIHGYFTDFGHIVAVAGYDERGFFVHDPYGEWFWWGYDLNEPGRNNRKGEYIHYSYTMIERLCIPDGHFWVHFISKP, from the coding sequence ATGTCACTGACCCTCAAAATTGACACCAATACAGTTCTAAAGAGAAAACCGATTCAGTCAGCTGAACTGCCTGAAGAGCAAAAACACGCAGTTCAAGCAGGCAGGGTATTTAAGATTGATTCTTATACGATCGAACGAGACCACGTTCGCTGTTTTCTCAGCGAAGAAACGATTAAAGACACAAATGTTTGGTACGCCTTCGGGAAACACGTCAAAATTTTCCGCGAGTCACAAGTCTATCCCCGTACTCTTCCAGCCACAATCAAGCTCAATATTCCTTATAAATCTCAGCGCGACAATGTTCTCAATCCTGATGGCGCGTGCAATGTCACTTCGATCGCAATGTGTCTCCGCTATCTCGGTGCAACTCCCCGACGCTCTGATGTTCAATTTGAAGACGAACTCTATAACTACGCCATTCAGAAAGGCTACAGCCGCCATAGCCCCTACGATCTTGCCAAAATTGTTCAGGACTACGGCTTCCGTGACGATTTCAGAACTAATGCCACGATCGAACAAGTCCGCGCTTGGCTCGCTGATGGCAACCCGATTGTTATCCACGGCTATTTCACCGATTTCGGTCACATTGTTGCGGTTGCAGGCTACGACGAGCGCGGCTTTTTTGTCCACGATCCCTATGGAGAATGGTTCTGGTGGGGCTACGATCTAAATGAGCCTGGCAGAAACAATCGCAAAGGCGAATATATCCATTACTCCTACACTATGATCGAGCGGCTCTGCATTCCAGATGGTCATTTCTGGGTTCATTTCATTTCTAAGCCTTAA
- the nadC gene encoding carboxylating nicotinate-nucleotide diphosphorylase → MNRTATLPSQFILDKLLQEWLLEDIGRGDRTTQSLISGTRQAVWIAKENGVIAGLPIAERVFQLLNASTVFTPIVQEGEAVQKGQTIAEIQGAYDALLTGERVALNLAMRLSGIATLTRRYVEKIEDLPTRLTDTRKTTPGLRVLEKYATRVGGAVNHRMGLDDAAMIKDNHIVAAGGIGAAIAQVRANIPYPLTIEVETETLDMVEQALEHGADIIMLDNMPLEMMRQAVEMIRRKNDRIRVEASGNVTLETLRSIAETGVDFISSSAPITRSTWLDLSMRFKA, encoded by the coding sequence TTGAACAGAACTGCTACTCTGCCATCACAATTCATCTTAGATAAGCTGCTTCAAGAATGGCTTCTTGAAGATATTGGGCGGGGCGATCGCACAACTCAATCTCTCATCTCTGGAACTCGTCAAGCGGTTTGGATCGCCAAAGAGAATGGAGTGATTGCTGGATTGCCGATCGCTGAACGGGTTTTTCAACTTCTTAACGCCTCTACTGTATTCACTCCAATCGTTCAAGAGGGGGAGGCCGTTCAGAAAGGGCAAACAATCGCTGAAATTCAAGGTGCTTATGATGCGCTTCTGACTGGAGAAAGGGTTGCACTCAATTTGGCGATGCGGTTGAGTGGAATTGCAACTTTGACTCGTCGATATGTCGAGAAGATTGAAGATTTACCAACTCGATTAACGGATACACGCAAGACGACTCCGGGATTGCGGGTGTTGGAGAAGTATGCGACACGAGTGGGGGGAGCGGTCAATCATCGAATGGGATTAGATGATGCAGCGATGATCAAAGACAATCATATTGTTGCAGCCGGAGGAATTGGAGCGGCGATCGCGCAAGTTCGCGCCAATATTCCTTATCCTTTGACAATCGAGGTCGAAACTGAAACTTTGGACATGGTTGAACAGGCACTGGAGCATGGAGCAGACATTATCATGCTGGACAATATGCCTCTGGAAATGATGCGTCAAGCCGTAGAGATGATTCGCCGGAAGAATGACCGAATTCGGGTTGAGGCTTCTGGGAATGTGACTCTCGAAACGTTGAGATCGATCGCGGAAACCGGAGTAGATTTCATTTCGAGTAGCGCTCCGATTACGCGATCGACTTGGTTGGATCTGAGTATGCGGTTTAAGGCTTAG
- a CDS encoding NYN domain-containing protein produces MGILILSTVERTFVGERKLRDDRLAVLIDADNATASLIEPLMEEIAKYGTANVKRIYGDWTKPNLGGWKEKLHIYAIQPIQQYSYTSGKNATDSALIIDAMDLLYTGHFDGFCLVSSDSDFTRLACRLRESGLFVYGFGRKQTPIPFQKACDKFTYTEILVGHEVSEAIAESKNGQVQSSKNEHFKKAADLEKENPSSRTAKLQQDKKLINLLQRAYEAAAGEDGLANLGAFGSQINKISPSFDSRNYEYSKLGALIRDVGLFEIQEVPSEHNPVVKVVYVKLKG; encoded by the coding sequence ATGGGAATTCTCATCTTAAGCACTGTGGAGAGAACATTTGTGGGTGAGAGAAAACTTAGAGACGATCGCTTAGCCGTTTTAATTGATGCTGATAACGCAACGGCAAGTTTAATCGAGCCTTTGATGGAAGAAATTGCTAAATACGGCACTGCAAATGTCAAAAGAATTTATGGCGACTGGACAAAGCCAAATCTTGGAGGTTGGAAAGAAAAGCTGCACATATACGCAATCCAACCGATTCAACAGTACAGCTACACGTCGGGAAAGAATGCAACGGACAGCGCACTAATTATTGATGCGATGGATTTGCTGTATACAGGCCATTTTGATGGTTTCTGTTTGGTGTCAAGCGACAGTGACTTTACAAGATTGGCTTGCAGGTTGAGGGAATCAGGATTGTTTGTCTATGGGTTTGGACGGAAACAAACTCCAATACCATTTCAGAAAGCCTGTGATAAGTTCACTTACACCGAGATTTTAGTAGGGCATGAAGTTTCGGAAGCGATCGCTGAATCCAAAAATGGGCAGGTTCAATCAAGCAAAAATGAACATTTCAAGAAGGCTGCGGACTTAGAGAAAGAAAATCCTTCTTCGCGCACTGCTAAACTTCAACAAGATAAAAAGTTAATCAATCTATTGCAACGTGCTTATGAGGCGGCAGCAGGAGAAGATGGATTAGCAAATTTGGGAGCCTTTGGATCACAAATCAATAAGATCTCTCCCTCTTTTGACTCTAGAAACTATGAATATAGCAAGTTGGGTGCATTGATCAGGGATGTAGGATTATTTGAAATTCAGGAAGTGCCGAGTGAGCATAATCCTGTTGTTAAAGTGGTATACGTCAAGCTGAAAGGTTAA
- the thyD gene encoding thylakoid membrane protein ThyD: protein MKVAVTGSTGFVGSRLVERLLAENHQVVAFTRNVSSAERVLPKSENLEIVAYSPKEAGEWQEKISGCDGVVNLAGEPIAENRWTPELKKTLLESRTLTTQNVVNAIAQANPKPSVLVNASAIGFYGTSETASFDENSASGQDFLAEVCRAWEAEANKVKESGTRLVVLRIGIVLENGGALGKMLAPFKMFAGGPIGSGKQWFSWIHREDLVSLMIRALTSDMEGVYNATAPNPVKMAELTNTLGQVMNRPSWLPVPGFALEAMLGDGAIVVLEGQQVLPKRTLESGFEYAYPTVKQALEAILK, encoded by the coding sequence ATGAAAGTTGCAGTGACAGGATCAACCGGATTTGTTGGAAGTCGGTTGGTGGAAAGATTGTTGGCGGAGAACCATCAAGTGGTGGCATTTACTCGGAATGTAAGTAGTGCTGAACGAGTGTTGCCAAAATCTGAAAATCTGGAAATTGTGGCTTATAGTCCGAAAGAAGCGGGGGAATGGCAAGAGAAAATTTCAGGATGCGATGGCGTTGTGAATTTGGCGGGAGAGCCGATCGCTGAAAATCGTTGGACTCCTGAATTGAAAAAAACATTGCTCGAAAGTCGAACTTTGACTACGCAGAATGTGGTGAATGCGATCGCACAAGCTAATCCAAAACCTTCAGTGCTTGTAAATGCTTCAGCGATCGGTTTCTATGGCACGAGCGAAACAGCTAGCTTTGATGAAAATAGTGCATCAGGACAGGATTTCTTAGCCGAAGTTTGTCGAGCTTGGGAAGCAGAAGCAAACAAAGTGAAAGAGAGCGGAACAAGACTCGTCGTTCTCCGAATTGGGATTGTTTTAGAAAATGGCGGGGCACTTGGAAAAATGTTGGCTCCGTTCAAAATGTTTGCAGGTGGACCAATTGGCTCAGGAAAACAATGGTTCTCTTGGATTCATCGGGAGGATTTGGTGAGCTTGATGATTCGGGCACTCACCTCAGATATGGAAGGCGTTTACAATGCAACGGCTCCGAATCCTGTGAAAATGGCGGAGTTGACAAACACATTAGGGCAGGTGATGAATCGTCCGTCTTGGTTGCCTGTGCCGGGATTTGCACTCGAAGCAATGTTGGGGGATGGCGCGATCGTGGTTCTTGAAGGACAGCAAGTCTTGCCGAAGCGTACTCTAGAATCCGGCTTCGAGTATGCTTATCCAACGGTAAAACAGGCATTAGAAGCGATATTAAAATAA
- the gyrA gene encoding DNA gyrase subunit A, whose translation MTFSQEPPQDRIIPTDLRNEMQRSYLEYAMSVIVGRALPDARDGLKPVHRRILYAMHELGLTHDRPFRKCARVVGEVLGKYHPHGDTAVYDALVRMAQDFSMRSPLIDGHGNFGSIDNDPPAAMRYTECRLTSLTAYSLLQDIESETVDFADNFDGSVQEPTVLPSRIPQLLLNGSAGIAVGMATNIPPHNLGELIDGLVALIENPDLTDLDLMQYIPGPDFPTGAQILGRTGIREAYTTGRGSITMRGVAAIETIEQRGRPDKDAIIITALPYQTNKAALIERIAELVNDRKIEGISDVRDESDRDGMRIVIELRRDAYPRVVLNNLYKQTPIQANFGANMLALVNGEPQLLTLKQFLTVFLEFRVEAITRRTQYQLRKAEERDHLLQGLLIALSNLDGIIALIRSAADTATAKQQLIETYSLSESQADAILQMQLRRLTALEAEKIEQEHEDLQAQIRDLLDILARRERILEIITTEVTQLKATHATPRRTVIEQSEDELGDIDLIANEKSIVLVTEQGYIKRMPISTFEAQSRATRGKSGAKMKEDDAVEHFISCCDHDSVLFFSDRGVVYALKAYQIPLGSRTSRGTPIVQLLTVPHEEKITSVISVSEFSDDEYLVMLTNKGYIKKTALSAFSNIRTNGLIAISLEEGDQLRWVRLSRVDDSIIIGSSLGRSIHFRVNHEQLRPLGRATRGVRAMSLRNGDSLVGMAILPGQIVADVAQAQAEGAADEDEETGVDENAELPPQSGPWALVITTGGYGKRVPVKQFRLQNRAGMGIVATKFRKPGDTLSALHIVNEGDEMMLITNRGIIIRQSVDAISSQSRAATGVRVQRLDEDDAIAAVALVPATSEEGGMIEDEIEAEIAAEEIATEITTEIATEVEE comes from the coding sequence ATGACATTCTCCCAGGAACCGCCTCAAGATCGGATTATTCCAACCGATTTACGCAACGAAATGCAGCGGTCTTACCTGGAATACGCGATGAGCGTGATTGTGGGGCGAGCGCTACCCGATGCACGAGATGGGCTGAAACCTGTGCATCGTCGCATTCTCTACGCAATGCACGAATTGGGGCTGACCCACGATCGACCGTTCAGAAAATGCGCCCGTGTCGTCGGGGAAGTGTTGGGTAAATATCATCCGCACGGTGATACAGCGGTTTACGATGCGTTAGTGCGGATGGCGCAGGACTTTTCGATGCGATCGCCTCTGATCGATGGGCATGGCAACTTTGGTTCGATCGATAACGATCCACCTGCGGCAATGCGATATACCGAATGTCGTTTGACCTCTTTGACAGCCTATTCGCTGCTGCAAGATATCGAATCGGAAACGGTTGACTTTGCAGATAACTTTGATGGTTCCGTTCAAGAGCCAACGGTTCTCCCTTCACGAATCCCGCAACTGCTTTTGAATGGTTCAGCCGGGATTGCTGTTGGGATGGCAACCAACATTCCGCCTCATAATTTAGGGGAATTGATTGATGGGTTGGTGGCATTGATTGAGAATCCAGATTTGACGGATTTGGATTTGATGCAGTACATTCCAGGGCCTGATTTTCCGACGGGAGCGCAGATTTTAGGACGCACTGGAATTCGTGAAGCTTATACGACGGGACGTGGATCAATCACAATGCGCGGTGTTGCTGCGATCGAAACAATCGAGCAACGGGGACGACCCGATAAAGACGCAATCATCATTACCGCATTGCCGTATCAAACCAATAAAGCAGCGCTGATTGAGCGAATTGCAGAATTGGTCAACGATCGCAAGATTGAAGGCATTTCTGATGTACGCGACGAGAGCGATCGCGATGGGATGCGGATTGTGATTGAACTGCGGCGAGACGCTTATCCGCGTGTTGTCCTGAACAATCTTTATAAGCAGACTCCGATTCAAGCCAATTTTGGGGCAAATATGCTGGCGCTCGTTAACGGCGAGCCACAGCTGTTGACCTTGAAGCAGTTTTTGACGGTGTTCTTAGAGTTCCGGGTTGAGGCGATTACTCGTCGGACTCAGTATCAACTTCGCAAGGCAGAAGAACGCGATCATCTCTTGCAAGGGTTGTTAATTGCCTTGTCGAATCTGGATGGCATTATTGCTCTGATTCGGAGTGCAGCGGATACTGCTACTGCGAAGCAGCAATTGATTGAGACGTATTCGCTCTCTGAATCGCAAGCGGATGCCATTCTGCAAATGCAATTGCGACGCTTGACTGCGTTAGAAGCGGAAAAGATCGAGCAAGAACATGAAGACTTGCAAGCTCAAATTCGAGACTTGTTAGATATCTTGGCAAGACGCGAGCGGATTTTAGAAATCATTACGACTGAGGTAACGCAGCTTAAAGCAACCCATGCAACGCCACGGCGAACGGTGATCGAGCAATCAGAAGATGAGTTGGGAGATATTGATCTCATCGCGAACGAGAAATCGATCGTTCTCGTCACCGAGCAAGGCTACATTAAGCGGATGCCGATCAGTACTTTTGAAGCACAGAGCCGGGCAACCCGCGGGAAATCCGGGGCGAAGATGAAGGAAGACGATGCGGTTGAACACTTCATTAGCTGTTGTGACCACGATAGTGTGTTGTTCTTTAGCGATCGTGGAGTTGTATACGCGCTGAAAGCCTATCAAATTCCCCTTGGGTCGAGAACTTCGCGTGGGACTCCGATCGTTCAACTGCTCACCGTTCCACACGAAGAGAAAATTACCTCTGTCATTTCGGTCTCAGAGTTTTCAGACGACGAGTATCTGGTGATGTTGACCAACAAAGGTTACATCAAGAAAACTGCCCTTTCAGCGTTTAGCAACATTCGGACGAATGGGTTGATTGCGATTTCTTTGGAAGAAGGCGATCAACTGCGATGGGTGCGGCTGTCGCGAGTCGATGACAGTATCATCATTGGATCGAGTCTAGGTCGATCGATTCACTTCCGAGTCAACCATGAGCAGCTCCGTCCTTTGGGTCGGGCGACCCGTGGCGTTCGGGCAATGTCGCTCAGAAATGGTGACAGCCTAGTCGGTATGGCAATCTTGCCAGGGCAGATTGTGGCAGATGTCGCACAAGCTCAGGCGGAAGGGGCTGCCGATGAGGATGAAGAAACGGGAGTCGATGAGAATGCAGAATTGCCGCCTCAATCCGGGCCTTGGGCACTTGTGATTACAACAGGAGGCTATGGTAAGCGGGTTCCCGTGAAACAGTTCCGACTGCAAAATCGAGCAGGCATGGGAATTGTGGCAACGAAATTCCGTAAGCCTGGAGATACCTTATCTGCCCTGCATATTGTGAACGAAGGCGATGAAATGATGCTGATCACAAATCGCGGCATTATCATTCGGCAATCTGTGGATGCGATTTCATCTCAGTCGCGGGCAGCGACAGGGGTACGTGTACAGCGATTGGATGAAGATGATGCGATCGCAGCCGTTGCTCTAGTGCCTGCTACCTCTGAAGAAGGGGGAATGATTGAGGATGAGATTGAAGCTGAAATCGCAGCCGAGGAAATCGCAACCGAAATCACAACCGAAATTGCAACCGAAGTAGAAGAGTAA
- the lpdA gene encoding dihydrolipoyl dehydrogenase produces the protein MAHDYDLVIVGAGVGGHGAALHAVDCGLKTAIVEAADMGGTCVNRGCIPSKALLAASGRVRELQQTDHLKALGVDVGDVSFDRAAIAQHAQNLVNKQREGLIGSLKRLNVDVIQGHAKVAGAQKLIVSTPEGEKTITAENIILAPGSIPFVPPGVQVDGKTVFTSDDAIKLESLPPWIAIVGSGYIGLEFSDVYTALGCEVTMIEGLDQLMPGFDPDIAKLAQRILITPRDVETKVGVFAAKVTPGSPVTIELIDAKTKELVDVLEVDACLVAAGRVPAANDMGLESVGVELNRGFIPVNDKMQVLSDGKPVPHLWAIGDATGKMMLAHAASAQGIIAIENMCGRTREIDYRSIPAAAFTHPEISFVGLTEPQAKDLAKAEGFEVAVARTYFKGNAKALAEGEAEGIAKIVFRKDNGELLGVHIIGIHAADLIQEAANAIAKRESVNTLAFLVHTHPTLSEILDEAYKRAAAH, from the coding sequence GTGGCTCACGATTATGATTTAGTGATTGTAGGCGCGGGCGTGGGTGGTCATGGAGCGGCGCTTCATGCCGTTGATTGTGGTCTGAAAACTGCGATCGTGGAAGCAGCAGATATGGGCGGGACTTGTGTGAATCGCGGCTGCATTCCCTCTAAAGCACTGCTTGCCGCATCAGGACGAGTGAGAGAATTGCAGCAGACAGACCATCTCAAGGCATTAGGCGTTGATGTGGGAGATGTTTCCTTTGACCGGGCTGCGATCGCGCAACATGCTCAGAATTTGGTCAATAAACAGCGTGAAGGCTTAATTGGGAGTCTGAAACGTCTGAATGTCGATGTGATTCAAGGTCATGCCAAAGTCGCAGGTGCGCAAAAATTGATTGTCTCCACCCCAGAAGGTGAGAAAACGATTACGGCGGAGAATATTATTCTAGCTCCGGGGTCAATTCCATTTGTACCGCCCGGAGTGCAAGTGGACGGCAAAACTGTTTTTACCAGCGATGATGCGATTAAGTTGGAATCATTGCCGCCTTGGATTGCGATCGTGGGAAGTGGGTACATCGGATTAGAATTCTCTGATGTTTATACGGCACTCGGTTGTGAAGTCACGATGATCGAAGGTCTGGATCAATTGATGCCAGGATTTGATCCAGATATTGCCAAGTTAGCGCAGCGGATTTTGATTACTCCCCGCGATGTGGAAACGAAAGTTGGAGTGTTTGCCGCGAAAGTCACACCTGGATCGCCAGTGACGATCGAGCTAATTGACGCAAAAACGAAAGAACTCGTCGATGTGCTCGAAGTCGATGCTTGCTTGGTTGCAGCCGGGCGAGTGCCTGCCGCGAATGACATGGGCTTAGAATCAGTTGGAGTGGAACTCAATCGCGGGTTTATTCCGGTGAATGACAAGATGCAAGTTTTGTCAGACGGCAAGCCTGTGCCGCATTTATGGGCAATTGGGGATGCGACTGGGAAAATGATGCTGGCTCACGCGGCTTCTGCTCAAGGAATCATTGCCATCGAAAATATGTGCGGTCGAACCCGAGAGATTGATTATCGATCGATTCCGGCGGCAGCCTTTACGCATCCAGAAATCAGCTTTGTCGGATTAACTGAACCGCAGGCAAAAGACCTCGCGAAAGCGGAAGGATTTGAAGTTGCAGTGGCAAGAACCTACTTTAAGGGCAATGCGAAAGCGTTGGCTGAGGGTGAAGCTGAAGGAATTGCCAAGATCGTGTTTCGCAAAGATAACGGCGAACTTTTAGGGGTGCATATTATTGGAATACATGCGGCTGATTTGATTCAGGAAGCGGCGAATGCGATCGCAAAACGCGAATCGGTCAACACGTTGGCATTCTTGGTACATACCCATCCAACGTTGTCAGAAATTCTGGATGAGGCGTACAAGCGGGCAGCCGCACATTGA